The following are from one region of the Nicotiana tomentosiformis chromosome 7, ASM39032v3, whole genome shotgun sequence genome:
- the LOC104098038 gene encoding heavy metal-associated isoprenylated plant protein 32, whose translation MEPFAELGCILKVDVCCDACKMETVNILSSICGVYSVTIESDEARIYGEVDPNLLLRALSKSGRGNHAEVKWVTLKHPLLSNSRMADGYGSYNHRYGSNSHGYGYNSYSHGHGYSSIGGPFRHRRSLPEYTSGYEGHHHHQYPFRSIAPDYSYASNYYSGALPPPRYVSAYEDDSFNSCTTM comes from the exons ATGGAGCCCTTTGCTGAATTG GGTTGTATTTTGAAAGTGGACGTGTGCTGCGATGCATGCAAGATGGAGACGGTGAATATTTTGAGTTCTATATGCG GAGTTTATTCTGTCACAATAGAATCTGACGAAGCCAGAATTTATGGTGAAGTCGATCCAAACCTCCTCTTGAGGGCACTATCAAAATCAGGCCGTGGGAACCATGCAGAGGTGAAATGGGTGACACTTAAGCACCCATTATTGAGCAATAGTCGTATGGCTGATGGATATGGCTCTTATAATCATAGATATGGCTCTAATAGTCATGGCTATGGTTATAATAGTTATAGCCATGGCCATGGCTATAGTTCTATTGGTGGTCCCTTTAGGCACAGAAGGTCGTTGCCCGAATATACTTCTGGCTACGAGGGACACCACCATCACCAATATCCATTCAGGAGCATTGCACCAGATTACTCGTACGCGTCCAACTATTATTCCGGTGCTTTGCCACCACCTAGGTATGTCTCAGCATATGAAGATGACAGCTTCAACTCTTGCACTACAATGTGA